A genomic window from Candidatus Woesearchaeota archaeon includes:
- the tsaD gene encoding tRNA (adenosine(37)-N6)-threonylcarbamoyltransferase complex transferase subunit TsaD has protein sequence MLVLGIESTAHTFGVAVVREERVLANVRKMFVTEEGGMVPSKVADFHVAHCGEVLQEALKKAQVGLDEVDGIAYSASPGIGHCLRIGAALARSLALRWQKPLLAVNHCIAHLEVGRVLCRVDDPVLLYASGANTQVIAFEGGRYRVFGETLDIGVGNFLDALGRYLGFGFPAGPTIERYARCGTRLLDVPYVVKGMDTSFGGILTNLHHKIVKGACTKEDVCFTAQEVVFAMLVEVAERALAHTGKKELVLGGGVACNARLQEMASIMCEERGAVCRWPEKEFLVDNAAMIAINGVQKLRVGDVVGVEHAGIDPGLRTDEVVVTWRP, from the coding sequence ATGCTTGTCTTAGGGATTGAGAGTACGGCACACACGTTCGGCGTGGCTGTTGTTCGTGAGGAGCGCGTGCTTGCTAATGTTCGCAAGATGTTCGTGACTGAGGAGGGTGGTATGGTTCCTTCCAAGGTCGCTGATTTTCACGTTGCGCACTGCGGGGAGGTGCTGCAAGAAGCGCTCAAGAAGGCGCAGGTCGGCCTTGACGAGGTTGATGGTATTGCGTATTCGGCTTCGCCAGGCATTGGGCATTGTTTGCGTATTGGTGCCGCCTTGGCTCGCTCGCTCGCGTTGCGGTGGCAAAAGCCGCTCTTAGCCGTGAACCATTGTATTGCTCATCTTGAAGTGGGGAGGGTGTTGTGTCGCGTGGATGACCCCGTGCTGTTATACGCGTCGGGGGCGAACACGCAGGTGATCGCCTTTGAGGGGGGGAGGTATCGTGTTTTCGGTGAAACGTTGGATATTGGTGTGGGGAATTTTCTTGACGCGCTGGGGAGGTATTTAGGCTTTGGCTTTCCTGCGGGTCCCACGATTGAGCGGTACGCGAGGTGCGGGACGCGTTTGTTGGATGTGCCGTACGTCGTGAAGGGAATGGACACGTCTTTTGGGGGGATCTTGACGAATTTGCATCACAAGATTGTGAAGGGGGCGTGTACGAAGGAGGACGTATGCTTCACCGCTCAAGAGGTCGTGTTTGCCATGCTTGTGGAAGTTGCCGAACGCGCCTTGGCGCACACGGGCAAGAAGGAGCTGGTCTTGGGCGGTGGCGTGGCGTGCAATGCGCGCTTGCAGGAGATGGCGTCGATCATGTGTGAAGAGCGTGGCGCGGTGTGTCGCTGGCCGGAGAAGGAGTTCTTGGTTGATAATGCTGCGATGATTGCGATCAACGGGGTGCAAAAGCTTCGTGTTGGCGACGTGGTCGGGGTTGAGCATGCCGGGATTGATCCTGGCTTGCGAACAGATGAAGTAGTGGTGACGTGGCGGCCGTGA